The following are encoded together in the Chanodichthys erythropterus isolate Z2021 chromosome 16, ASM2448905v1, whole genome shotgun sequence genome:
- the abhd8a gene encoding protein ABHD8 → MLTSITESIFCCLMGKTTSVVLPVESSDGKPADGFEFVEVKPGRVLRVRHILPERSATTEAQPEPSSSVHCKRKITVYRNGQLVIENLGDVLHSEILHCQNGDVEQCSTVEVELSDYTTAPSSPDPKPAPPLPTSDQQKPAPPPRRRRRKPKRTVLIDTERCISSCKGTHSDVALFFIHGVGGSLDIWGRQLDFFSRLGYEVIAPDLAGHGASTAPQIAAAYTFYALAEDLRAIFKRYARKRNILIGHSYGVSFCTFLAHEYPEQVHKVVMINGGGPTALEPSLCSIFQLPSCVLHCLSPCLAWSFLKAGFARQGAKEKQLLKEGNAFNVSPFVLRAMMSGQYWPEGDEVYHAELTVPILLVHGMYDKFVPVEEDQRMAEILLFAFLKVIEEGSHMVMMECPETVNTLLHEFFLWEPDNSKKDKVTAEQTTADNATPVQTLSVNKPLNK, encoded by the exons ATGTTGACCAGCATCACCGAGAGCATCTTTTGCTGTCTGATGGGAAAGACGACCAGTGTTGTGTTGCCGGTTGAATCATCTGACGGCAAGCCTGCTGACGGGTTCGAGTTCGTGGAGGTGAAGCCGGGTCGGGTGCTGCGTGTGCGCCACATCCTCCCCGAACGGTCTGCAACTACAGAGGCGCAACCAGAGCCGAGCAGCAGCGTCCACTGCAAGCGCAAGATCACAGTGTACCGCAACGGCCAGCTGGTGATCGAGAACCTGGGCGACGTTCTCCACTCCGAGATCCTGCACTGTCAGAACGGAGACGTGGAACAGTGCAGCACGGTCGAGGTGGAGCTGTCCGATTACACCACTGCGCCATCCTCGCCGGATCCCAAACCTGCTCCGCCTCTTCCCACCTCTGACCAGCAGAAACCTGCTCCTCCGCCTAGACGGCGACGACGGAAACCCAAACGCACTGTGCTGATCGATACGGAGCGATGCATCAGCAGCTGTAAGGGGACGCATTCGGACGTGGCACTGTTCTTCATTCACGGCGTGGGCGGCTCACTGGACATCTGGGGGAGGCAGCTGGATTTCTTTTCACGGCTGGGCTACGAGGTCATCGCCCCTGATTTGGCAGGACACGGCGCAAGCACTGCCCCTCAGATAGCGGCAGCGTACACCTTCTACGCCCTCGCAGAGGACCTGCGGGCCATATTCAAGAGATATGCGAGAAAACGGAACATCCTCATTGGTCACTCATACGG GGTGTCGTTCTGTACGTTCCTGGCACACGAGTATCCGGAGCAGGTGCATAAGGTGGTGATGATCAATGGAGGCGGCCCCACGGCGCTGGAACCCAGCCTGTGCTCCATCTTCCAGCTGCCCTCCTGCGTCCTTCACTGTCTGTCTCCCTGCCTCGCCTGGAGCTTCCTCAA AGCTGGTTTCGCCAGGCAGGGTGCTAAAGAGAAGCAGCTTTTGAAAGAGGGAAACGCATTTAACGTCTCGCCATTCGTTCTGCGAGCGATGATGAGCGGTCAATACTGGCCGGAGGGGGACGAAGTTTACCACGCTGAGCTGACCGTACCGATACTGCTGGTGCACGGCATGTATGACAAGTTTGTGCCAGTTGAAGAGGATCAGCGGATGGCGGAG ATCCTCTTGTTTGCGTTCCTCAAAGTCATCGAGGAAGGCAGTCACATGGTGATGATGGAATGCCCAGAAACGGTCAACACGCTCCTGCACGAGTTTTTCCTCTGGGAACCTGACAATTCCAAAAAGGACAAGGTAACAGCTGAGCAGACCACAGCCGACAACGCCACGCCCGTCCAGACGCTCAGT GTCAACAAGCCCCTTAACAAGTAA